The following proteins are encoded in a genomic region of Burkholderia cepacia:
- the lhpI gene encoding bifunctional Delta(1)-pyrroline-2-carboxylate/Delta(1)-piperideine-2-carboxylate reductase → MTALSPIPVFDAADTAALLDYPALLATLRQTVAEYAAGEIVSPERLVVPLQGGGVMLSMPSSARDLASHKLVNVCPGNGARGLPTILGQVTAYDAHTGEMRFVLDGPTVTGRRTAAITALGIQALHGAAPHDILLIGTGKQAANHAEALAAIFPEARLHVRGTNADSAAAFCAANRAHAPRLVPLDGDAIPDAIDVVVTLTTSRTPVYREAAREGRLVVGVGAFTADAAEIDANTVHGSRLVVDDPAGARHEAGDLIVAQVDWQHVASLADVLNGTFTRGGPLLFKSVGCAAWDLAACRTARDTLAARKAG, encoded by the coding sequence ATGACTGCCCTTTCCCCGATTCCCGTTTTCGATGCGGCCGACACGGCCGCGCTGCTCGACTACCCGGCGCTGCTCGCCACACTCAGACAAACCGTCGCCGAGTATGCGGCGGGCGAGATTGTCAGCCCCGAGCGCCTGGTCGTGCCGCTGCAGGGCGGCGGCGTGATGCTGTCGATGCCGTCGAGCGCGCGCGACCTCGCGAGCCACAAGCTCGTGAACGTCTGCCCCGGCAACGGTGCGCGCGGGCTGCCGACGATTCTCGGCCAGGTCACCGCGTACGACGCGCACACGGGCGAGATGCGCTTCGTGCTCGACGGCCCGACGGTCACCGGACGTCGCACGGCGGCCATCACCGCGCTCGGCATCCAGGCGCTGCATGGCGCCGCGCCGCACGACATCCTGCTGATCGGCACCGGCAAGCAGGCGGCCAATCACGCGGAAGCGCTCGCGGCGATCTTCCCCGAAGCGCGCCTTCACGTGCGCGGCACGAACGCCGACAGCGCGGCCGCCTTCTGCGCGGCGAACCGCGCGCACGCGCCGCGGCTCGTGCCGCTCGACGGCGACGCGATTCCCGACGCGATCGATGTCGTCGTCACGCTGACGACGAGCCGCACGCCCGTCTACCGGGAAGCCGCACGCGAAGGCCGGCTCGTGGTCGGCGTCGGCGCGTTCACCGCCGATGCCGCCGAAATCGACGCGAACACGGTGCACGGCAGCCGGCTCGTCGTCGACGATCCGGCCGGCGCGCGCCACGAGGCCGGCGACCTGATCGTCGCGCAGGTCGACTGGCAGCACGTCGCGTCGCTCGCCGACGTGCTGAACGGCACCTTCACGCGCGGCGGGCCGCTGCTGTTCAAGAGCGTCGGCTGTGCCGCGTGGGATCTCGCCGCCTGCCGCACGGCGCGCGATACGCTCGCGGCGCGCAAGGCCGGCTGA
- a CDS encoding response regulator transcription factor, with the protein MNASLSPAALRVFLVDHAVAVRQRIALLVGAIRGVAVVGEAEDGQDAWTHIRSSQADVVIVDVRLADGSGLDLIGMLSKVAPRIVTIVLTNHSAPAFREACATAGADYFFDKTVEFDAACRVIESLVHARVHRP; encoded by the coding sequence ATGAATGCCAGCCTGTCACCCGCCGCGCTCAGGGTGTTTCTCGTCGATCACGCCGTCGCCGTCCGGCAGCGCATCGCGCTGCTCGTCGGCGCGATCCGCGGCGTCGCCGTCGTGGGCGAAGCGGAAGACGGCCAGGACGCGTGGACGCATATCCGCAGCAGCCAGGCGGATGTCGTGATCGTCGACGTGCGGCTCGCGGACGGCAGCGGCCTCGACCTGATCGGGATGTTGTCCAAGGTCGCGCCGCGCATCGTCACGATCGTGCTGACGAATCATTCGGCGCCGGCATTCAGAGAGGCATGCGCGACGGCGGGAGCCGACTACTTCTTCGACAAGACCGTCGAATTCGACGCTGCATGCCGTGTCATCGAATCCCTGGTGCACGCTCGCGTGCACCGCCCCTGA
- a CDS encoding helix-turn-helix domain-containing protein: MSTATACAADVSVVPRPTIPLRAVARADAAKHPAARCSACAMRSMCLPPHLTAAEYGRLDSIICTTRHVRQGDALFRIDDPFQSIYAVRAGSFKTVMMHRDGREHVTGFQIAGETLGMDGIGGGQHCCDAIALEDSVVCIIPFGALEAACREMKPMQHFLYQMLSSEIVRESSQMLLLGTMSAEQRVAHFLLNLSSRFEARGYSATEFNLRMTREEIGCYLGMKLETVSRMFSRFHREALVETRGKRVRIIDAQALAQV, from the coding sequence ATGTCCACAGCCACCGCCTGCGCCGCCGACGTCTCCGTCGTACCCCGGCCAACGATTCCGCTGCGTGCGGTCGCGCGCGCCGACGCCGCCAAACATCCGGCCGCACGCTGCTCGGCCTGCGCGATGCGCTCGATGTGCCTGCCGCCGCACCTGACGGCCGCCGAATACGGCCGTCTCGACTCGATCATCTGCACGACCCGGCACGTTCGCCAGGGTGATGCGCTGTTTCGCATCGACGATCCGTTCCAGAGCATCTATGCGGTGCGCGCGGGTTCGTTCAAGACGGTGATGATGCATCGCGACGGCCGCGAGCATGTGACGGGCTTCCAGATCGCCGGCGAAACGCTCGGCATGGACGGCATCGGCGGCGGACAGCATTGCTGCGACGCGATCGCGCTGGAAGACAGCGTCGTGTGCATCATCCCGTTCGGCGCGCTCGAAGCGGCGTGCCGCGAGATGAAGCCGATGCAGCATTTCCTCTACCAGATGCTGAGCAGCGAGATCGTGCGCGAATCGAGCCAGATGCTGCTGCTCGGCACGATGTCGGCCGAACAGCGCGTGGCGCATTTCCTGCTGAACCTGTCGTCCCGTTTCGAGGCGCGCGGCTATTCGGCAACCGAATTCAACCTGCGGATGACGCGCGAGGAAATCGGCTGCTATCTCGGGATGAAGCTCGAAACCGTCAGCCGGATGTTCTCGCGGTTCCATCGCGAAGCGCTGGTCGAAACGCGCGGCAAGCGCGTACGCATCATCGACGCGCAGGCGCTCGCGCAGGTCTGA
- a CDS encoding metal ABC transporter ATPase yields the protein MGVGMQIACRGFTRTAAVEAEAGAQLVRLERFRALIDGCHLAIESRAAIDGARLYDVRLDLVMHDAALRPLPPCVGDDVDDALRRAFAQAEQALIAWQASGERVALRG from the coding sequence ATGGGCGTGGGCATGCAGATCGCCTGCCGTGGATTTACGAGGACCGCCGCGGTCGAAGCCGAGGCCGGCGCGCAGCTGGTGCGGCTCGAACGGTTCCGCGCGCTGATCGACGGCTGCCACCTCGCGATCGAATCGCGCGCGGCGATCGATGGCGCGCGGCTGTACGACGTGCGGCTCGACCTGGTGATGCACGACGCGGCGCTCAGGCCGCTGCCGCCGTGCGTCGGCGATGACGTCGACGACGCGCTGCGCCGTGCCTTCGCACAGGCCGAACAGGCACTGATCGCGTGGCAGGCGAGCGGCGAAAGGGTGGCGCTGCGCGGCTGA
- a CDS encoding DUF1488 domain-containing protein: protein MTGRQMHITFPSEPPEYCARDLVVAFSALVDGRCVQCAVTAEALEDHFGARSLLERDLLAAFDGHRSAIEAMARRMLEEIGGRPVLLHSGHFRLED from the coding sequence ATGACAGGCCGACAGATGCACATTACTTTTCCGTCCGAGCCGCCCGAATATTGCGCGCGCGATCTGGTCGTCGCGTTTTCGGCGCTGGTCGACGGGCGTTGCGTACAGTGCGCGGTCACGGCCGAGGCGCTGGAAGACCATTTCGGCGCACGGTCGCTGCTCGAACGCGACCTGCTGGCCGCGTTCGACGGGCACCGGTCGGCGATCGAGGCGATGGCTCGGCGGATGCTCGAGGAAATCGGCGGCCGGCCGGTGCTGCTGCATAGCGGTCACTTCCGGCTCGAAGACTGA
- a CDS encoding DUF488 domain-containing protein, with protein sequence MGIRIIQLGTPRAAGEGLRIGTVRRPPRGVPKAEFASRNYYDVWLPTLSPSAELVAQAQAAKTDAEWNAFKRHFRAEMAHGDPAKVLDLLAALSATTAFSIGCYCDDERHCHRSVLRELLVERGAAIEPDAG encoded by the coding sequence ATGGGCATCCGGATCATCCAGCTCGGCACGCCGCGCGCGGCCGGCGAGGGCCTGCGGATCGGCACGGTGCGGCGGCCGCCGCGTGGCGTACCGAAGGCGGAATTCGCGTCGCGCAACTACTATGATGTATGGTTGCCGACGCTGTCGCCGAGCGCCGAACTCGTTGCCCAGGCACAGGCCGCCAAAACCGACGCCGAATGGAATGCGTTCAAGCGCCACTTCCGCGCGGAGATGGCGCATGGCGATCCGGCGAAGGTGCTGGACCTGCTGGCGGCGCTGTCGGCCACCACGGCGTTCTCGATCGGCTGCTATTGCGACGACGAGCGCCATTGCCACCGCAGCGTGCTGCGCGAGCTGCTCGTGGAGCGCGGTGCGGCGATCGAGCCCGACGCGGGCTGA
- a CDS encoding amino acid aminotransferase, whose amino-acid sequence MFEHIDAYPGDPILTLNENFQKDPRDQKVNLSIGIYFDAEGRIPVMGAVREAETTLQRDSGPKPYLPMVGLAAYRDAVQSLVFGADHPARAAGRIATLQTLGGSGALKVGADFLKRYFPDAQVWLSDPSWENHRFIFERAGFTVNTYPYYDEATGGLKFDAMLAAIDALPARSIVLLHACCHNPTGVDLDEGQWEKLIDVIEARGLLPFVDMAYQGFGAGLDADAFAVRELARRGVPALVANSFSKNFSLYGERVGGLSVVCEDAAAADRVLGQLAGAVRSNYSNPQTYGAKVVAAVLGTPALRKQWEEELSAMCRRIARMRQSIHDGLRDHVSGEALTRYVKQRGMFTYTGLTESQVDALREVHGVYILRSGRMCVAGLNDSNVGIVADAIGKVLKSGV is encoded by the coding sequence ATGTTCGAACACATCGACGCGTACCCGGGCGACCCGATCCTGACGCTGAACGAGAATTTCCAGAAAGATCCGCGCGACCAGAAGGTCAACCTGAGCATCGGGATCTATTTCGACGCCGAAGGCCGGATTCCGGTGATGGGCGCCGTGCGCGAAGCCGAAACCACGCTGCAGCGCGACAGCGGCCCGAAGCCGTACCTGCCGATGGTCGGCCTGGCCGCGTATCGCGACGCCGTGCAATCGCTCGTGTTCGGTGCCGATCACCCGGCCCGCGCGGCCGGCCGCATCGCGACGCTGCAGACGCTCGGCGGCTCGGGCGCGCTGAAGGTCGGCGCCGATTTCCTGAAGCGCTATTTCCCCGATGCGCAGGTGTGGCTCAGCGATCCGAGCTGGGAAAACCACCGCTTCATCTTCGAGCGCGCCGGCTTCACGGTGAACACGTACCCGTACTACGACGAGGCGACGGGCGGCCTGAAGTTCGACGCGATGCTTGCGGCGATCGACGCGCTGCCGGCGCGCAGCATCGTGCTGCTGCATGCGTGCTGCCATAACCCGACCGGCGTCGACCTCGACGAAGGCCAGTGGGAGAAGCTGATCGACGTGATCGAGGCGCGCGGGCTGCTGCCGTTCGTCGACATGGCGTATCAGGGCTTCGGCGCGGGCCTCGACGCGGACGCGTTCGCGGTGCGCGAACTGGCCCGCCGCGGCGTGCCGGCACTCGTCGCGAACTCGTTCTCGAAGAACTTCTCGCTGTATGGTGAGCGCGTGGGCGGCCTGAGCGTCGTCTGCGAGGATGCGGCCGCGGCCGATCGCGTGCTCGGCCAGCTGGCCGGCGCGGTGCGCTCGAACTACAGCAACCCGCAGACCTACGGCGCGAAGGTCGTCGCGGCCGTGCTCGGCACGCCGGCGCTGCGCAAGCAGTGGGAAGAGGAACTGTCGGCGATGTGCCGCCGCATCGCGCGGATGCGCCAGTCGATCCATGACGGCCTGCGCGACCATGTCAGCGGCGAGGCGCTCACGCGCTACGTGAAGCAGCGCGGGATGTTCACGTACACGGGCCTGACCGAATCGCAGGTCGACGCGCTGCGCGAAGTGCACGGCGTGTACATCCTGCGCTCGGGCCGGATGTGCGTGGCGGGCCTGAATGATTCGAATGTCGGCATCGTCGCGGATGCGATCGGCAAGGTGCTGAAGAGCGGCGTCTGA
- a CDS encoding amino acid permease, whose product MVSGNESDGLKRGLKNRHIQLIALGGALGTGLFLGIAQTIKMAGPSVLLGYAVAGIVAFFIMRQLGEMVVDEPVAGSFSYFANKYVGHFTGFLSGWNYWVLYILVSMAELSAVGIYVQYWWPGVPTWVSALVFFVAINLLNLASVKSYGETEFWFSIIKVAAIVGMIGFGGWLLASGHAGPEASVRNLWQHGGFFPNGVSGLVMSMAAIMFSFGGLELIGITAAEADDPKRSIPRATNQVIYRILIFYIGALAVLLSLYPWEKVVTGGSPFVLIFHALSSNVVANVLNVVVLTAALSVYNSGVYSNSRMLFGLARQGNAPKVLCSVNKRGIPLAALGASALATGACVLVNYFMPGKAFEVLMGLVVSALIINWAMITLIHLKFRQAKRAAGEETSFRSLGYPFTNYLCLAFMAGILVVMYLTPDLRLSVYLIPVWLAVLAVGYRFRQKNAGYAVRDGASAR is encoded by the coding sequence ATGGTTTCTGGAAACGAGAGCGACGGCCTGAAGCGCGGGCTGAAGAACCGGCACATCCAGCTGATTGCGCTCGGCGGTGCGCTCGGCACGGGGCTGTTCCTCGGCATCGCGCAGACGATCAAGATGGCCGGCCCGTCCGTGCTGCTCGGCTACGCGGTGGCCGGCATCGTCGCGTTCTTCATCATGCGCCAGCTCGGCGAGATGGTCGTCGACGAGCCCGTCGCCGGCTCGTTCAGCTACTTCGCCAACAAGTACGTCGGCCACTTCACCGGCTTCCTGTCGGGCTGGAACTACTGGGTGTTGTACATCCTCGTCAGCATGGCCGAGCTGTCGGCCGTCGGGATCTACGTGCAGTACTGGTGGCCGGGCGTGCCGACCTGGGTGTCGGCGCTGGTGTTCTTCGTCGCGATCAACCTGCTCAACCTGGCGAGCGTGAAGTCGTACGGCGAGACGGAATTCTGGTTCTCGATCATCAAGGTCGCCGCGATCGTCGGCATGATCGGCTTCGGCGGCTGGCTGCTCGCGAGCGGCCATGCGGGGCCGGAGGCGAGCGTCCGGAACCTGTGGCAACACGGCGGCTTCTTCCCGAACGGCGTGTCGGGGCTCGTGATGTCGATGGCCGCCATCATGTTCTCGTTCGGCGGGCTGGAGCTGATCGGCATCACCGCGGCCGAGGCCGACGATCCGAAGCGCAGCATTCCGCGCGCGACCAACCAGGTGATCTACCGCATCCTGATTTTCTACATCGGCGCGCTCGCGGTCCTGCTGTCGCTGTATCCGTGGGAAAAGGTCGTCACCGGCGGCAGCCCGTTCGTGCTGATCTTCCACGCGCTGAGCAGCAACGTGGTGGCCAACGTGCTGAACGTTGTCGTGCTGACGGCCGCGCTGTCGGTCTACAACAGCGGCGTATACAGCAACAGCCGGATGCTGTTCGGCCTCGCGCGTCAGGGCAATGCGCCGAAGGTGCTGTGCTCGGTGAACAAGCGCGGCATTCCGCTCGCCGCGCTCGGCGCGTCGGCGCTCGCGACCGGCGCGTGCGTGCTGGTCAATTACTTCATGCCGGGCAAGGCGTTCGAGGTGCTGATGGGCCTCGTCGTGTCGGCGCTGATCATCAACTGGGCGATGATCACGCTGATCCACCTGAAGTTCCGTCAGGCCAAGCGCGCGGCCGGAGAGGAGACTTCCTTCCGCAGTCTGGGCTATCCTTTCACGAATTACCTGTGCCTGGCATTCATGGCCGGCATTCTCGTCGTGATGTACCTGACGCCGGATCTCCGCCTGTCGGTGTACCTGATCCCGGTATGGCTCGCGGTGCTCGCGGTCGGGTATCGCTTCCGTCAGAAGAATGCAGGCTATGCGGTGCGCGACGGCGCATCCGCACGCTGA
- a CDS encoding Lrp/AsnC family transcriptional regulator codes for MHEPVLDRLDRHLLSILQENGRASNLDLAKAVGLSPAQTLRRHRRLEEIGAIRRYETRLCPDTLGFGVTAFVHVTMERGHIRDLSKFQKLVSDLAQIQECFSVTGDIDYVLKVVARDLKGLSTFLLETLMRIPGVSGVHSSVCLDEIKCTSAMPVES; via the coding sequence ATGCATGAACCGGTTCTGGATCGCCTCGATCGCCACTTGCTTTCGATCCTGCAGGAGAACGGCCGCGCGTCGAACCTCGATCTGGCGAAGGCCGTCGGCCTGTCGCCCGCGCAGACACTACGCCGCCACCGGCGGCTGGAGGAGATCGGCGCGATCCGCCGCTATGAAACCCGGCTGTGCCCCGACACGCTTGGCTTTGGCGTCACCGCTTTCGTGCACGTGACGATGGAGCGCGGCCATATCCGCGACCTGTCGAAGTTCCAGAAACTCGTGTCGGATCTCGCGCAGATCCAGGAATGTTTCTCGGTGACGGGCGATATCGACTACGTGTTGAAGGTCGTCGCGCGCGACCTGAAGGGGCTGTCCACTTTTCTGCTCGAAACGCTGATGCGGATTCCCGGCGTGAGCGGCGTGCATTCCAGCGTGTGCCTCGACGAGATCAAGTGCACGAGTGCGATGCCGGTGGAAAGCTGA
- a CDS encoding EamA family transporter, with translation MNACRAHRAISHCQRGFSVPIPVLFAVLCAAFLHASWNALVRSSGDRLRSATVLQIAIGVFALLFLPAAAPITPASWLCVVASAVIHVVYTLLLVRAYEHGDLTVAYPVARGTAPLLVTLGAAAFAGEHLNVGAQCGLVLICAGIMAIGLERGRDAKHRMRQVLPTAFATGVSIAAYSVVDGIGVRESGNTVGYTAWMFVLTGAMMAAYYRLRAGPLRLTQEVGETAKAACGGVFAALAYGIVIWAMDRAPMGPVSALRETSVVFAALIARVYLGERLTPRRATGCAVIAAGALLISAFEAVR, from the coding sequence ATGAACGCCTGTCGCGCGCATCGCGCGATTTCCCACTGTCAGCGAGGCTTCAGCGTGCCGATCCCCGTTCTGTTTGCCGTTCTGTGCGCGGCGTTCCTGCATGCGTCATGGAATGCGCTCGTCCGCAGCAGCGGCGACCGGTTGCGGTCGGCGACGGTGCTGCAGATCGCGATCGGGGTGTTCGCGCTGCTGTTCCTGCCGGCCGCCGCGCCGATCACACCGGCGAGCTGGCTCTGCGTGGTCGCGTCGGCCGTGATCCACGTCGTCTATACGCTGCTGCTCGTGCGCGCGTACGAGCATGGCGACCTGACCGTCGCGTACCCGGTTGCGCGCGGCACCGCGCCGCTGCTCGTCACGCTCGGCGCGGCGGCGTTCGCGGGCGAGCACCTGAACGTCGGCGCGCAATGCGGGCTCGTGCTGATCTGCGCGGGCATCATGGCGATCGGGCTGGAGCGCGGGCGCGACGCGAAGCACCGGATGAGGCAGGTGCTGCCGACGGCGTTCGCGACCGGTGTGTCGATCGCGGCGTACAGCGTGGTCGACGGAATCGGCGTGCGCGAGAGCGGCAACACGGTCGGCTATACCGCGTGGATGTTCGTGCTGACGGGCGCGATGATGGCCGCGTACTACCGGTTGCGCGCGGGGCCGCTGCGGCTCACGCAGGAGGTCGGCGAGACGGCGAAGGCCGCGTGCGGCGGCGTGTTCGCGGCGCTCGCGTACGGCATCGTGATCTGGGCGATGGATCGCGCGCCGATGGGCCCGGTGTCGGCGCTGCGCGAAACGAGCGTGGTGTTCGCGGCGCTGATTGCGCGCGTGTATCTCGGCGAGCGGCTGACGCCGCGTCGGGCGACGGGGTGCGCGGTGATCGCGGCGGGGGCGTTGCTGATCAGTGCGTTCGAAGCGGTGCGGTGA
- a CDS encoding phospholipase C: MFRQALLVTACAAAALALFACGGSDDPTSTPAVSSQDALQTATPIKHVVVIYGENISFDHYFGTYPNATNPSGEPAFSAKSGTPTPNGLTGTLLTANPNFTNTANGTDAANPFRLDRTQAATADQNHAYTAEQQAEDNGLADLFPKYTGKGSSGGAGAFGTKGQVMGYFDGNTVTALWNYAQRFAMSDNMYTTSYGPSTPGALNVVSGQTNGMQIVKTSAQPSTLAKSSYYINDGAGGLTMINDVDPGNDVCSSTTDQALMSGKNIGDLLNGAKITWGGFMGGFNLSTTNGNGTTGCARSTVATAVNAATSDYIPHHNWFQYYASTSNPQHTRPSSVAAIGSSLQADGKTAEPANHQYDTDDFFAAVKAGNFPSVSYLKAPAAQDAHAGYSDPLDEQAFVTKVVNFLQQQPDWQNTAVIVTYDDSDGWYDHVYTAPTRASSDPVDQVNGAGKCGTGGTTGVNGATVNGRCGPGVRIPLIVISPYAKQNYVDHTMLDQSSVVRFIEDNWLGGQRIGGGSFDATAGDLRNLFDFASKPNTTPLYLDPTLGTALSAAPAI, encoded by the coding sequence ATGTTCCGTCAAGCCTTGCTCGTCACTGCCTGCGCAGCCGCAGCGCTGGCGCTGTTCGCCTGTGGCGGCAGCGACGATCCCACGTCGACGCCTGCCGTGTCGTCGCAGGATGCGCTGCAGACCGCCACGCCGATCAAGCACGTCGTCGTGATCTATGGCGAAAACATCTCGTTCGACCACTACTTCGGCACCTATCCGAACGCGACGAACCCGTCGGGCGAACCGGCGTTCAGCGCGAAGTCCGGCACGCCGACGCCGAACGGGCTGACGGGCACGCTGCTCACCGCGAACCCCAACTTCACGAACACCGCCAACGGCACCGACGCGGCGAACCCGTTCCGCCTCGACCGCACGCAAGCGGCGACCGCCGACCAGAACCACGCGTACACGGCCGAGCAGCAGGCCGAGGACAACGGCCTCGCCGACCTGTTCCCGAAGTACACGGGCAAGGGCTCGTCCGGCGGCGCCGGCGCGTTCGGCACGAAGGGCCAGGTGATGGGCTACTTCGACGGCAACACCGTGACGGCACTGTGGAACTACGCGCAGCGCTTCGCGATGAGCGACAACATGTACACGACGTCGTACGGCCCGTCGACGCCGGGCGCGCTGAACGTCGTGTCGGGCCAGACCAACGGGATGCAGATCGTCAAGACGTCCGCGCAACCGTCGACGCTCGCGAAGAGCTCGTACTACATCAATGACGGCGCGGGCGGCCTGACGATGATCAACGACGTCGACCCGGGCAACGACGTGTGCTCGAGCACGACCGACCAGGCGCTGATGAGCGGCAAGAACATCGGCGACCTGCTGAACGGCGCGAAGATCACGTGGGGCGGCTTCATGGGCGGCTTCAACCTGTCGACGACCAACGGCAACGGCACGACGGGCTGTGCGCGCAGCACGGTCGCCACCGCCGTGAACGCCGCGACGTCGGACTACATCCCGCACCACAACTGGTTCCAGTACTACGCGTCGACGTCGAACCCGCAGCACACGCGCCCGAGCTCGGTCGCGGCGATCGGTTCGAGCCTCCAGGCCGACGGCAAGACCGCCGAGCCCGCGAACCACCAGTACGACACGGACGACTTCTTCGCCGCCGTGAAGGCCGGCAACTTCCCGTCGGTCAGCTACCTGAAGGCCCCGGCCGCACAGGATGCGCACGCGGGTTATTCGGATCCGCTCGACGAGCAGGCGTTCGTGACGAAGGTCGTCAACTTCCTGCAACAGCAGCCGGACTGGCAGAACACGGCCGTGATCGTCACCTATGACGACTCGGACGGCTGGTACGACCACGTGTACACGGCGCCGACGCGCGCGTCGTCGGACCCGGTCGACCAGGTGAACGGCGCCGGCAAGTGCGGCACGGGCGGCACCACCGGCGTGAACGGCGCGACCGTGAACGGCCGCTGCGGCCCGGGCGTGCGCATTCCGCTGATCGTGATCTCGCCGTATGCGAAGCAGAACTACGTCGACCACACGATGCTCGACCAGTCGTCCGTCGTGCGCTTCATCGAGGACAACTGGCTCGGCGGCCAGCGTATCGGCGGCGGTTCGTTCGATGCGACGGCCGGCGACCTGCGCAACCTGTTCGACTTCGCGTCGAAGCCGAACACGACGCCGCTGTACCTCGACCCGACGCTCGGCACCGCATTGAGCGCTGCACCGGCAATCTGA
- a CDS encoding cytochrome-c peroxidase, giving the protein MTARPAFPSPDASGSSAPRAPSRLLRRAAFVIGAAVLGYGAFAIAFPAQVPAAIGTVVADWTGANPHPVVLQRPVAQPLSAVAQLGRALFADPSLSASGKQSCASCHSPDHAYGPPNALDVQPGGLAMTQQGYRPPPSLMYLYRQPNFSIGPDAGENDAAPTVAQQAASAAGVVKAQKVAGTSAAPQLVPQGGMFWDGRADTLQQQAFGPLLNPVEMANSSIDDVAHKLAQSSHRVQFEKLFGARVFDSPQLAVSEAMFAIARYQVEDPSFHPYNSKYDRWLEGRARLSQAELRGLRLFNDPDKANCAGCHLSKPGKDGLPPMFTDYQYEALGAPRNKALAQNRNPAFYDLGVCGPFRDDLKDQTQYCAMFLTPTLRNSATRHVFFHNGVFHTLDQVMAFYNERSISPQKFYSRGADGKVDEYDDIPPKYRANVDVTDAPFDRKPGDTPAMTAQDIKDIEAFLGTLNDEPARH; this is encoded by the coding sequence ATGACAGCTCGCCCCGCGTTCCCGTCTCCCGACGCCTCCGGCTCCTCCGCGCCGCGCGCCCCTTCCCGCCTGCTGCGCCGCGCGGCGTTCGTGATCGGTGCCGCCGTGCTCGGCTATGGCGCATTTGCGATCGCATTTCCCGCGCAGGTGCCGGCGGCGATCGGCACCGTCGTCGCCGACTGGACGGGCGCGAATCCGCATCCGGTCGTGCTGCAGCGTCCCGTCGCACAGCCGCTGTCGGCGGTCGCGCAACTCGGCCGTGCGCTGTTCGCCGATCCGTCGCTGTCCGCGTCGGGCAAGCAGTCGTGCGCGTCGTGCCACAGCCCCGATCATGCGTACGGCCCGCCGAATGCGCTCGACGTGCAGCCCGGCGGCCTCGCGATGACGCAGCAGGGCTATCGCCCGCCGCCGTCGCTGATGTACCTGTACCGCCAGCCGAACTTCAGCATCGGCCCCGATGCCGGCGAAAACGACGCCGCACCGACCGTCGCGCAGCAGGCCGCATCGGCGGCCGGTGTCGTCAAGGCACAGAAGGTGGCCGGCACATCGGCCGCGCCGCAACTCGTACCGCAGGGCGGGATGTTCTGGGATGGCCGCGCCGACACGCTGCAGCAGCAGGCGTTCGGCCCGCTGCTGAATCCGGTCGAGATGGCGAACTCGAGCATCGACGACGTGGCGCACAAGCTCGCGCAGTCGTCGCACCGCGTGCAGTTCGAGAAACTGTTCGGCGCGCGCGTGTTCGACAGCCCGCAGCTCGCGGTGTCGGAGGCGATGTTCGCGATCGCGCGCTATCAGGTCGAGGATCCGTCGTTCCACCCGTACAACAGCAAGTACGACCGCTGGCTCGAAGGCCGTGCGCGCCTCTCGCAGGCCGAACTGCGCGGGCTGCGCCTGTTCAACGATCCGGACAAGGCGAATTGCGCGGGCTGCCACTTGTCGAAGCCCGGCAAGGACGGGTTGCCGCCGATGTTTACCGATTACCAGTACGAGGCGCTCGGTGCGCCGCGCAACAAGGCGCTCGCGCAGAACCGTAACCCGGCGTTCTACGATCTCGGCGTGTGCGGACCGTTCCGCGACGACCTGAAGGACCAGACGCAGTACTGCGCGATGTTCCTGACGCCGACGCTGCGCAACTCGGCGACGCGCCACGTGTTCTTCCACAACGGCGTGTTCCATACGCTCGACCAGGTAATGGCGTTCTACAACGAGCGCAGCATCTCGCCGCAGAAGTTCTATTCGCGCGGCGCGGACGGCAAGGTCGACGAGTACGACGACATCCCGCCGAAATATCGCGCGAACGTCGACGTGACCGATGCGCCGTTCGACCGCAAGCCGGGCGACACGCCCGCGATGACGGCGCAGGACATCAAGGATATCGAAGCGTTCCTCGGCACGCTGAACGACGAACCGGCGCGGCACTGA